In a single window of the Gossypium hirsutum isolate 1008001.06 chromosome D02, Gossypium_hirsutum_v2.1, whole genome shotgun sequence genome:
- the LOC107907938 gene encoding uncharacterized protein, whose translation MLDLECDDLVNEMFSTFFSVVRDDNPESVLSAMQTIMIVVLEESEDDRDDLLLVILSALGRNKSGVTQAARRLAMNVIEQCSEKLEVGIKHILISVMSGDNQLIKSEIDYHEVIYGICHCALQILSGVVPYLTRELLADQLDTRLRAVRLVGSFFALPGANICEAF comes from the exons ATGTTGGATCTTGAATGTGATGATTTGGTTAATGAAATGTTCAGTACATTTTTTTCTGTTGTAAG GGATGATAATCCAGAAAGTGTTTTATCAGCTATGCAAACAATCATGATTGTGGTGTTAGAAGAGAGTGAAGATGATCGAGATGATCTTTTACTTGTTATATTGTCTGCATTAGGTCGTAATAAAAGT GGTGTTACTCAAGCTGCCAGGAGACTTGCTATGAATGTCATAGAGCAATGTTCAGAAAAACTTGAAGTTGGCATAAAGCATATTCTTATTTCAGTGATGTCTGGAGATAATCAATTAATAAAAAGTGAAATTGACTATCATGAAGTTATCTATGGCATTTGTCATTGTGCTCTTCAGATACTGTCAGGAGTTGTTCCATACCTCACAAGAGAGCTGTTG GCTGATCAATTAGACACTCGTTTGAGAGCTGTGAGATTGGTTGGATCCTTTTTTGCTCTGCCTGGTGCTAATATATGTGAAGCCTTTTAG